One Methylobacterium oryzae DNA window includes the following coding sequences:
- the pucL gene encoding factor-independent urate hydroxylase → MALTASRYGKERVRVLRLARDGDHHTPRELTLSVMLTGRFEAAWTEGDNRASIATDSIRNMVNVTAARHLGLDAEGFVAAVARVLLETYPQVETVTIEAEEVRWLRHAIADAPHGHTFTRDGNGAGYVGLTADRTGSTLRSGLRGYTFMKTTQSGWTGFVADQYRTLPDTTDRIAATSMDATWTWASAPHDYAGTNARILATLLTVFGTTYSRGIQDSMYRMGEAALAAVPELAEIGFVMPNKHYLPIDLTPFGLDNPGVVFLPTDEPFGRIEATIGRTS, encoded by the coding sequence ATGGCCCTGACGGCATCGCGGTACGGCAAGGAACGGGTTCGCGTGCTGCGCCTCGCCCGCGACGGCGACCACCACACGCCGCGCGAGCTGACGCTGTCGGTCATGTTGACCGGGCGCTTCGAGGCGGCCTGGACAGAGGGTGACAACCGCGCCTCCATCGCCACCGACAGCATCCGGAACATGGTCAACGTGACGGCGGCGCGGCATCTCGGGCTCGACGCCGAGGGGTTCGTCGCCGCGGTCGCGCGGGTGCTGCTCGAGACCTACCCGCAGGTCGAGACCGTCACGATCGAAGCGGAGGAAGTTCGCTGGCTCCGCCACGCGATCGCCGACGCGCCGCACGGCCACACCTTCACGCGCGACGGGAACGGCGCCGGCTACGTGGGGCTCACCGCCGACCGGACTGGGTCGACCCTGCGCTCCGGATTGCGCGGCTACACCTTCATGAAGACCACGCAATCGGGCTGGACGGGGTTCGTGGCGGACCAGTACCGGACCCTGCCCGACACGACCGACCGCATCGCCGCGACCAGCATGGACGCGACCTGGACCTGGGCCTCGGCGCCGCACGATTACGCCGGAACCAACGCTCGCATTCTCGCGACGCTGTTGACCGTCTTCGGCACCACCTACAGCCGCGGGATCCAGGACAGCATGTACCGGATGGGCGAGGCCGCCCTGGCCGCCGTCCCGGAACTGGCCGAGATCGGCTTCGTCATGCCCAACAAGCACTACCTGCCGATCGACCTGACACCGTTCGGCCTCGACAACCCGGGCGTTGTCTTCCTGCCGACCGACGAGCCCTTCGGCCGGATCGAGGCGACCATCGGCCGGACAAGTTGA
- a CDS encoding methyl-accepting chemotaxis protein, whose amino-acid sequence MFEGVLAGRDHAAKLAALSRSLATIEFALDGTILDANPNFLEAMGYALEEIRGRHHSLFVPPAERESEAYREFWDKLRRGTFASAEYKRLAKGGREVWIQASYNPVLDARGGPVKIVKFATDITAPKLRALDLEGQISALHRSQAVIAFALDGTILTANANFLDAVGYRLDEIVGRHHSLFVGEAERASEAYRLFWAALARGEYQSGVFSRTGKGGREVWIQATYNPITDADGRPVRVVKFATDITAQVHERQQRAAAQSAIGAELDAIGDAVADVTRQADAAVTRVDRVSGDIRSVATGAEQLSASVDEISQQVSHAAEMAGQAVEQAQRTGRIVTGLSDQAAQIGAVLSLIAGIAAQTNLLALNATIEAARAGEAGRGFAVVASEVKTLAAQTGRATEQIRQQIASTQAATREAVDAIDTIQSTIRALDAASSTIAAAVEEQSAVMREMSGTMQTAAQDVSAISGGMTTIARASGRADRATRQVRETARTFG is encoded by the coding sequence ATGTTCGAGGGTGTTCTGGCTGGTAGGGATCACGCGGCCAAACTCGCGGCGTTGAGCCGGTCCCTCGCCACCATCGAGTTCGCGCTGGACGGCACGATCCTCGACGCCAATCCGAACTTCCTGGAAGCCATGGGCTACGCGCTCGAGGAGATCCGCGGCCGGCATCACAGCCTGTTCGTCCCGCCGGCCGAGCGGGAGAGCGAGGCATATCGGGAATTCTGGGACAAGCTGCGGCGCGGCACCTTCGCCAGCGCCGAGTACAAACGGCTCGCCAAAGGCGGGCGGGAGGTCTGGATCCAGGCCTCCTACAACCCGGTGCTCGACGCGCGCGGCGGACCGGTCAAGATCGTCAAGTTCGCCACCGACATCACCGCCCCGAAGCTCCGCGCCCTCGATCTGGAAGGGCAGATCAGCGCGCTGCACCGCTCGCAGGCGGTGATCGCCTTCGCGCTCGACGGCACGATTCTCACCGCCAATGCGAACTTCCTCGACGCGGTGGGCTATCGGCTCGACGAGATCGTGGGGCGGCATCACAGCCTGTTCGTCGGCGAGGCGGAGCGCGCCAGCGAGGCTTACCGGCTGTTCTGGGCCGCCCTGGCACGCGGGGAGTATCAGTCCGGCGTGTTCAGCCGCACCGGCAAGGGCGGGCGGGAAGTCTGGATCCAGGCGACCTACAATCCGATCACGGACGCGGATGGACGGCCCGTCCGGGTCGTCAAGTTCGCCACCGACATCACCGCCCAGGTCCACGAGCGGCAGCAGCGCGCCGCCGCGCAGAGCGCCATCGGCGCCGAGCTGGACGCCATCGGCGACGCTGTGGCGGATGTGACGCGCCAGGCCGACGCGGCGGTCACGCGGGTGGACCGCGTGTCCGGCGACATCCGCTCGGTGGCCACCGGCGCGGAGCAGCTGTCGGCTTCGGTGGATGAGATCAGCCAGCAGGTGAGCCACGCCGCCGAGATGGCCGGGCAGGCCGTGGAGCAGGCACAGCGCACCGGCCGGATCGTGACCGGCCTCAGCGACCAGGCCGCGCAGATCGGCGCGGTGCTGAGCCTCATCGCCGGCATCGCCGCGCAGACCAACCTGCTCGCGCTCAACGCCACCATCGAGGCGGCCCGTGCCGGCGAGGCCGGTCGCGGCTTCGCGGTGGTGGCGTCGGAGGTGAAGACCCTGGCCGCGCAGACGGGGCGCGCGACGGAACAGATCCGCCAGCAGATCGCCTCGACGCAGGCGGCGACCCGGGAGGCCGTCGACGCCATCGACACGATCCAAAGCACGATCCGGGCCCTGGACGCGGCCTCGTCGACCATCGCGGCGGCCGTGGAGGAGCAATCCGCGGTGATGCGCGAGATGTCGGGCACCATGCAGACCGCCGCACAGGACGTCTCCGCGATCTCCGGCGGGATGACCACGATCGCGCGGGCGAGCGGTCGTGCCGACCGCGCGACGCGGCAGGTCCGGGAGACCGCGCGGACTTTCGGCTGA
- a CDS encoding HWE histidine kinase domain-containing protein — MAEPQAMAARVAHLEADNARLRRLLDESGTPDGLRHGLRDTLAMLRAVLRLSAETAETVDGYATHLEGRLDAIARVRVAADTFGEVSLHTLISDELMIHLIREGEQATLAGPTVRLRPKAAQLMALAVHELCSNAIEHGAFGLSKGGVDVTWVVAGAGASPPGDLTLVWKESGGAGVAQPSRRGFGMQVLTEMLSYELRATVALAFEPDGLRCTVTCPLIPRIGRLVEDERADEGGDPG; from the coding sequence ATGGCAGAGCCCCAAGCAATGGCCGCGCGCGTCGCGCACCTCGAAGCGGACAACGCCCGTCTTCGCCGCCTCCTGGACGAGTCCGGGACACCGGATGGTCTGCGTCACGGCTTGCGCGACACGTTGGCGATGCTGCGGGCGGTCCTGCGTCTCTCGGCCGAGACCGCCGAGACCGTCGACGGCTACGCGACGCATCTCGAAGGTCGGCTGGACGCCATCGCGCGCGTGCGGGTCGCGGCCGACACGTTCGGCGAGGTGAGCCTGCACACGCTCATCTCCGACGAGCTGATGATCCACCTGATCCGCGAAGGCGAACAGGCGACGCTGGCGGGGCCGACCGTGCGCCTCCGGCCGAAGGCCGCGCAGCTGATGGCCCTCGCGGTCCACGAACTCTGCAGCAACGCGATCGAGCACGGCGCCTTCGGTCTCTCGAAGGGCGGCGTTGACGTCACCTGGGTCGTCGCCGGCGCCGGGGCGAGCCCGCCGGGCGACCTGACGCTCGTCTGGAAAGAATCGGGGGGTGCGGGCGTCGCGCAGCCGAGCCGGCGCGGCTTCGGCATGCAGGTGCTCACCGAGATGCTGAGCTACGAGCTGCGGGCAACCGTCGCGCTCGCCTTCGAGCCCGACGGCCTGCGCTGCACGGTCACCTGCCCGCTGATTCCCCGGATCGGGCGCTTGGTCGAGGACGAGCGCGCGGACGAAGGCGGCGATCCGGGCTGA
- a CDS encoding methyl-accepting chemotaxis protein — MVILPRVRIVVPFIIRTTHRCTLRFRTILIVFAGSMTSLTFVIVYVLLLQVGAIDAASRTLAQEIGAARALGTMKQRTQELGASERLARAVSTEADPREDIDRTIEPHEAFLKAWTAYVSTIRTADERERARGLWDAWQHFLAVEAEAAALDRAGERDLADRVRATALQADAAAVARDVDALLTDRDAAVAEQLGAVDAAGSTLRPSLVAGLSAAALAALVLVQAILRGVAQPMTALACAMQRLADHDLTVAVPAAAVCTELGVMAAATRAVQETLRQAVLRDAEADRSRAQSEQRRAVIEYATERVETMIGGMVEAVSSTAAALRVTADDVGQAIRDGAVRTTTLGAALAQTRSKVRQITVSADTFGAAVEEVGAQAEATAALAGSAAADAARTTTRVQALSSAVDRIGDAVRLIAKIAAQTNLLALNATIEAARAGDAGRGFAVVASEVKALAAQTREATEIIGQHVSEIRGSTDAAVSAIAGITARVEDMSRAANVIVESVERPGATAREIVTAIAEATDGTEEFDAEGAGVTEIPEAAEPTTAVLTAADGLTQDAARLGEALAGLLESLRAA; from the coding sequence ATGGTGATCCTTCCTAGGGTCAGGATTGTGGTGCCATTCATTATTCGAACAACCCATCGCTGCACCCTGCGTTTCAGAACGATCCTGATCGTCTTCGCAGGATCGATGACCTCGCTCACATTTGTAATTGTCTACGTCCTGCTATTGCAGGTCGGAGCGATCGACGCTGCCAGCCGCACTCTGGCTCAGGAGATCGGGGCTGCCCGGGCTCTCGGCACCATGAAGCAGCGGACACAGGAGCTCGGTGCGTCGGAACGTCTCGCGCGCGCCGTATCGACCGAGGCCGACCCTCGAGAGGACATCGACCGGACAATTGAGCCGCACGAGGCATTCCTGAAGGCCTGGACCGCCTATGTGTCGACGATCAGGACGGCGGACGAGCGGGAGCGCGCTCGAGGTCTGTGGGACGCGTGGCAGCATTTCCTCGCCGTGGAGGCGGAAGCGGCCGCCCTCGACAGGGCTGGGGAACGTGATCTCGCCGACAGGGTGCGGGCGACGGCGCTTCAGGCCGACGCGGCAGCCGTCGCACGGGATGTCGACGCGCTGCTGACCGACCGCGACGCCGCGGTCGCCGAGCAACTCGGAGCTGTCGACGCCGCCGGCTCGACCTTGCGCCCGAGCCTCGTGGCCGGCTTGTCCGCCGCTGCGCTGGCTGCCCTGGTCCTGGTGCAGGCCATCCTGCGCGGCGTCGCGCAGCCGATGACAGCGCTCGCCTGCGCCATGCAGCGACTGGCCGACCACGATCTCACCGTCGCGGTCCCGGCGGCAGCGGTCTGCACCGAACTCGGCGTCATGGCGGCCGCGACGAGAGCTGTTCAGGAAACGCTGCGGCAGGCCGTGTTGCGGGACGCGGAGGCCGATCGGTCGCGCGCTCAGAGCGAGCAGCGCCGCGCCGTGATCGAGTACGCGACCGAGCGGGTCGAGACCATGATCGGCGGCATGGTCGAGGCAGTGTCTTCGACCGCCGCGGCACTGCGCGTCACCGCCGACGACGTGGGCCAAGCGATCCGCGATGGGGCGGTTCGAACGACCACGTTAGGCGCCGCGCTCGCGCAGACGCGATCGAAGGTCCGGCAGATCACCGTCTCTGCCGACACGTTCGGCGCGGCGGTCGAAGAGGTTGGGGCGCAGGCCGAGGCCACCGCGGCCCTGGCCGGAAGCGCCGCGGCGGACGCGGCCCGGACGACCACCCGCGTTCAGGCGCTGAGCAGCGCCGTCGACCGGATCGGCGACGCGGTCCGCCTCATCGCCAAGATCGCCGCACAGACGAACCTGCTGGCCCTCAACGCCACGATCGAGGCCGCCCGGGCCGGCGACGCGGGCCGCGGCTTCGCGGTGGTCGCCTCCGAAGTGAAGGCCCTGGCCGCGCAGACCAGGGAGGCCACCGAGATCATCGGCCAGCACGTCTCCGAGATCCGAGGCTCGACCGACGCGGCGGTGTCGGCGATCGCGGGCATCACGGCGCGGGTCGAGGACATGAGCCGCGCGGCGAACGTTATCGTCGAGTCCGTGGAGCGGCCGGGTGCGACCGCGCGGGAGATCGTGACGGCCATCGCGGAGGCGACCGACGGCACCGAGGAGTTCGACGCGGAGGGCGCGGGCGTCACCGAGATCCCCGAGGCGGCCGAGCCGACGACGGCCGTGTTGACCGCGGCCGACGGCCTGACCCAGGACGCCGCCCGTCTCGGCGAGGCGCTCGCTGGCCTCCTGGAGAGCCTCCGTGCGGCGTGA
- a CDS encoding substrate-binding domain-containing protein produces the protein MNWIEWARGRSIGGSLRRGSLVLALAAWALPASATTIAFLTPVGVARRLHDGLDEQARARGVATRFAYAPDGAGDEQIAQARRLIAERADALVVVPVDSAAREEITRLALEADVPLVLIGHGARTDWFAGRVTQVMPSDLVAGRLQMRKLAQMSGGAGRVAILAGSATDPVSALRSRGAREVLAESPRLRLVAEAATDASRATARATVAGWLARGIGIDAIAATSDEMALGAAEAVEAARIPAGRIRIGGLDATAEGMQAMQDLRLAVTIFQDAGVQGRRAVDDALALIRRELVPPSDWVPSELITDRMSTTHFSR, from the coding sequence ATGAACTGGATTGAGTGGGCACGCGGCCGCTCGATCGGCGGGTCGCTCCGGAGGGGATCCCTCGTCCTCGCTCTCGCGGCTTGGGCGCTGCCGGCCTCGGCCACCACCATCGCGTTCCTGACACCGGTAGGCGTCGCCCGGCGCCTGCACGACGGCCTCGACGAGCAGGCACGCGCGCGGGGCGTCGCGACTCGCTTCGCCTACGCGCCCGACGGTGCGGGCGACGAGCAGATCGCGCAGGCGCGGCGGCTGATCGCCGAGAGAGCCGACGCTCTCGTGGTCGTGCCGGTCGACTCCGCGGCGCGCGAGGAGATCACCCGGCTGGCCCTGGAAGCCGACGTACCACTCGTCCTCATCGGCCACGGCGCACGGACCGACTGGTTCGCCGGACGCGTCACCCAGGTCATGCCGAGCGATCTCGTTGCCGGGCGGCTGCAGATGCGCAAGCTCGCCCAGATGTCGGGTGGGGCCGGACGCGTCGCGATCCTCGCGGGCAGCGCCACCGATCCCGTCTCGGCGCTCCGCAGCAGGGGTGCCAGGGAGGTGCTGGCGGAGAGCCCGCGCCTCCGCCTCGTCGCGGAGGCCGCGACGGATGCGAGTCGCGCGACGGCGCGGGCCACCGTCGCCGGGTGGCTCGCCCGAGGCATCGGCATCGACGCGATCGCCGCGACCAGCGACGAGATGGCGCTCGGCGCCGCCGAGGCGGTCGAGGCTGCCAGGATTCCGGCGGGCCGGATCCGCATCGGCGGGTTGGATGCCACCGCCGAGGGCATGCAGGCGATGCAGGACCTGCGCCTCGCCGTGACGATCTTCCAGGACGCGGGCGTCCAGGGCCGGCGCGCGGTCGACGACGCCCTGGCGCTGATCCGACGCGAGCTGGTTCCGCCCAGCGACTGGGTCCCGTCCGAGCTGATCACGGACCGCATGTCGACCACGCACTTCTCGCGCTAG
- a CDS encoding cytochrome ubiquinol oxidase subunit I, protein MSALELPSAVNLARAQFALTVVWHFLFPAFTIGLASYLAVLEGFWLRTGKAVYLDTYRYWLRIFAVAFAMGVVSGLVMSYQFGTNWSVFADRTAPVLGPLLGYEVLTAFFLEAGFLGVMLFGLERVGKGLHFLATCLVAVGTLTSAFWILSANSWMQTPTGHVVAPDGRFNPADWWAIVFNPSFPYRFAHTVTGAYLTTAMIVGAVGAWHLLRDRANPRARLMFSMAMWMAAAVAPAQLVIGDLHGGNSYAHQPAKVAAMEGHFQTERRAPAILFGWPDAEAGAVRGRIEIPGLASLYLTHDLDGEVRGLNDMPRDLWPTNLPLVFWSFRIMVGLGLLMIALGLAALWLRHRGRLYDTPWLHRFAVGMGPSGLIAVTAGWTVTEAGRQPFTVYGALRTVDSVSPVAAPAVAASLAAFAAVYLAVFGAGIWYLLHLFNQAPHAHEPGPPPGQPIRTAGITPAPALVAGAPTAGRPLAQPAE, encoded by the coding sequence ATGTCCGCCCTCGAACTGCCGAGTGCAGTCAATCTCGCGCGAGCCCAATTCGCGCTCACCGTCGTCTGGCACTTCCTGTTCCCGGCCTTCACCATCGGGCTCGCGAGCTACCTCGCCGTGCTCGAAGGCTTCTGGCTGCGCACCGGGAAGGCCGTCTATCTGGACACCTACCGCTACTGGCTCCGCATCTTCGCGGTTGCCTTCGCGATGGGCGTCGTGTCCGGCCTGGTCATGAGCTACCAGTTCGGCACGAACTGGTCGGTCTTCGCCGACCGGACGGCGCCGGTGCTCGGGCCGCTTCTCGGCTACGAGGTGCTCACGGCCTTCTTCCTGGAGGCGGGCTTCCTCGGCGTCATGCTGTTCGGCCTGGAGCGGGTCGGCAAGGGGCTCCACTTCCTGGCGACCTGCCTCGTCGCCGTCGGCACCCTGACCTCCGCGTTCTGGATCCTCTCGGCCAATTCCTGGATGCAGACACCCACCGGCCACGTCGTCGCGCCGGACGGCCGCTTCAACCCGGCCGACTGGTGGGCGATCGTCTTCAACCCGTCCTTCCCCTACCGCTTCGCCCACACGGTCACCGGCGCCTACCTCACCACCGCGATGATCGTCGGCGCCGTGGGCGCGTGGCACCTGCTGCGGGACCGGGCCAATCCCCGGGCCCGGCTGATGTTCTCGATGGCCATGTGGATGGCCGCCGCTGTGGCTCCGGCCCAGCTGGTGATCGGCGACCTGCACGGCGGCAATTCCTACGCGCACCAGCCCGCCAAGGTCGCCGCCATGGAGGGTCATTTCCAGACGGAGCGCCGGGCCCCCGCGATCCTGTTCGGGTGGCCGGACGCGGAGGCGGGCGCGGTGCGGGGCCGGATCGAGATTCCCGGCCTCGCCAGCCTCTACCTGACCCACGATCTCGACGGTGAGGTCCGCGGGCTCAACGACATGCCGCGCGACCTCTGGCCGACCAACCTCCCCCTGGTGTTCTGGTCGTTCCGGATCATGGTCGGCCTCGGCCTGCTGATGATCGCCCTCGGTCTCGCCGCGCTCTGGCTGCGCCACCGCGGGCGGCTCTACGACACGCCCTGGCTGCACCGCTTCGCGGTCGGCATGGGGCCGTCCGGCCTGATCGCGGTCACGGCCGGCTGGACGGTGACCGAGGCGGGGCGTCAGCCCTTCACCGTCTACGGCGCGCTGCGCACCGTCGACAGCGTGTCACCGGTGGCGGCCCCGGCCGTCGCCGCCTCGCTGGCGGCCTTCGCGGCGGTCTACCTCGCGGTGTTCGGCGCGGGCATCTGGTACCTCCTGCACCTGTTCAATCAGGCGCCGCACGCCCACGAGCCCGGCCCGCCGCCCGGACAGCCGATCCGCACCGCCGGCATCACGCCCGCCCCCGCCCTCGTCGCCGGCGCTCCGACTGCCGGCCGCCCCCTCGCGCAGCCCGCGGAGTAG
- the cydB gene encoding cytochrome d ubiquinol oxidase subunit II, translating into MPLDLTLIWALLIATAVFLYVVMDGFDLGVGILFPAVRGKADRDVMVNTVAPVWDGNETWLILGGGGLFAVFPLAYATILPALYMPLILMLLALVFRGVAFEMRFRAASPASQRTWDRSFSWGSYVATFCQGICLGALVQGIRVEGRAYTGGWWDWLTPFSVLTGAALVAGYGLLGACWLIWKTEGELQLRAYRLARRLGLVTLAAIVVVSAAMPILSDAFRARWLSWPNLALAAPVPALVALLAWRFFVALDRRAEVKPFLCALGLFLMSYVGLGISLWPMIVPPVVTIWDAATHPSSQAFLLAGAVILVPMILAYTGYVYWLFRGKVAAGAPGYH; encoded by the coding sequence ATGCCCCTCGATCTCACGCTCATCTGGGCGCTTCTCATCGCCACGGCGGTCTTCCTCTACGTGGTGATGGACGGCTTCGACCTCGGGGTCGGCATCCTGTTCCCGGCGGTGCGCGGCAAGGCGGACCGGGACGTCATGGTCAACACCGTGGCGCCGGTCTGGGACGGGAACGAGACCTGGCTCATCCTCGGCGGCGGCGGGCTGTTCGCGGTGTTCCCGCTGGCCTACGCCACGATCCTGCCGGCGCTCTACATGCCGCTGATCCTGATGCTCCTCGCGCTGGTCTTCCGCGGCGTCGCCTTCGAGATGCGGTTCCGCGCGGCCTCGCCCGCGAGCCAGCGGACCTGGGACCGGTCCTTCTCGTGGGGCAGCTACGTGGCGACTTTCTGCCAGGGCATCTGCCTCGGGGCCCTGGTCCAGGGCATCCGGGTCGAGGGTCGCGCCTACACGGGCGGCTGGTGGGACTGGCTGACGCCGTTCTCGGTGCTGACCGGGGCCGCCCTGGTCGCCGGCTACGGTCTGCTCGGCGCCTGCTGGCTGATCTGGAAGACGGAGGGCGAGCTCCAGCTCCGGGCCTACCGGCTCGCGCGCCGGCTCGGCCTCGTCACGCTGGCGGCCATCGTGGTCGTCTCGGCGGCGATGCCGATCCTCAGCGACGCGTTCCGCGCGCGGTGGTTGTCCTGGCCGAATCTCGCCCTGGCCGCGCCGGTGCCGGCGCTCGTCGCGCTGCTGGCGTGGCGCTTCTTCGTCGCGCTCGATCGGCGGGCCGAAGTGAAGCCGTTCCTCTGCGCCCTGGGCCTGTTCCTCATGTCGTATGTCGGGCTCGGCATCAGCCTGTGGCCGATGATCGTCCCGCCGGTGGTCACGATCTGGGACGCGGCGACCCACCCGAGCAGCCAGGCGTTCCTTCTGGCCGGCGCGGTGATCCTGGTCCCGATGATCCTGGCCTACACCGGCTACGTCTACTGGCTGTTCCGCGGCAAGGTCGCGGCGGGCGCGCCGGGCTATCACTGA
- a CDS encoding alpha/beta hydrolase: MLSYLGDTIVGLTLAVLNALAPLEVHVDKGVPYADGSAHRADIYRPAAGKPRPVAVFLYGGGWRTGSKDEVAYVGAAFARRGVVAVIPEYRHVPAASLQDILADNAAAVAWTLAHAAEYGGDPARVTVVGHSSGAWAAAMLGLDATWLQRAGSSPAKLAGIVGLAGPYATSALTDPLDRQVFAGSDPALQPINHAADPHPAMLLATGAADLDVNPAGTLSLDRALRGFDGRETIKIYPGLGHGQIVHAMSFPFSLRYSVADDVARFVKGARAGP, translated from the coding sequence ATGCTGAGCTACCTGGGTGACACGATCGTCGGCCTGACCCTCGCGGTCCTGAACGCGCTGGCGCCGCTCGAAGTCCACGTGGACAAGGGCGTCCCCTATGCCGACGGGAGCGCGCACCGCGCCGACATCTACCGGCCAGCCGCCGGGAAGCCGCGTCCGGTCGCCGTGTTCCTGTACGGCGGCGGGTGGCGGACCGGATCGAAGGACGAGGTTGCCTACGTGGGCGCGGCCTTCGCGCGGCGGGGCGTCGTCGCGGTCATCCCCGAGTACCGCCACGTGCCGGCGGCGAGCCTCCAGGACATCCTCGCGGACAACGCCGCCGCCGTCGCCTGGACCCTCGCGCACGCGGCCGAGTACGGCGGCGATCCCGCCCGCGTCACCGTCGTGGGGCATTCCTCGGGGGCCTGGGCCGCCGCGATGCTGGGCCTCGACGCGACTTGGCTCCAGCGGGCCGGCTCCAGTCCCGCCAAGCTCGCCGGGATCGTCGGGCTGGCCGGACCCTACGCGACTTCGGCGCTGACCGATCCGCTGGATCGCCAGGTGTTCGCGGGCAGCGATCCGGCCCTGCAGCCGATCAACCACGCCGCCGATCCCCATCCGGCGATGCTGCTGGCCACCGGCGCGGCGGATCTCGACGTCAACCCCGCCGGAACCCTGTCGCTCGACCGGGCGCTGCGCGGCTTCGACGGCAGGGAGACGATTAAGATCTACCCGGGTCTCGGGCACGGGCAGATCGTCCACGCGATGAGCTTCCCGTTCAGTCTCCGGTACTCGGTCGCGGACGACGTCGCGCGTTTCGTTAAGGGCGCCCGTGCCGGCCCGTGA